From a region of the Teredinibacter turnerae genome:
- a CDS encoding IS1182 family transposase: MAHYKQGNDKQGEFVAVIPEEQITEGSFDATVCLIVDHVLDLSSFESDFNNDAGGASAYSPGTLLKIILSAYHRGITSSRKIEHLCRYNTVFMALSGFLTPDHSTIAAFVSKNSQRLEGIFIEIVLQCDYLGLIGGDTLALDGCKIPSNAPKEWSGTKADFTKKHQKIQRVVRRVMARHRQEDAEAVVNTTVREKEEKQIAKLKRINKKLKSALNDMVDKRGHNGKVRKNNLTDPDSANMMSGNGGALQGYVGLAATDKPNQVIVNADVTGDSEQSTLQPMIDKLLASDRLDGCQLLADAGFHSGANLDYCAEKGVNAYIADTLYRKRDARFVDHQDKKPKVRKQKYFQSSDFDYDSQAQRCWCPAGKELWLCSSGYQNKGVEYIRFEGYLNDCKNCSMQAQCLRNGVKDRGRQVSIRKDTPKNNSRAIDRMKRKMDSPEGRAIYSDRIGIVEPVFAHMKHIMGLRWFSLRGLKKVAGQWYLFCAVHNLVKIQKYGSYA, from the coding sequence ATGGCGCATTACAAGCAAGGTAATGATAAACAGGGGGAATTTGTCGCTGTTATTCCCGAGGAACAAATAACAGAGGGCAGCTTTGACGCGACAGTCTGCTTGATTGTCGATCATGTGTTAGATCTCTCGTCGTTTGAAAGCGATTTTAACAACGATGCGGGTGGCGCATCGGCATATAGCCCGGGCACTCTCCTCAAGATCATACTTTCTGCGTATCATCGCGGAATAACCAGCAGCCGTAAAATCGAACATTTGTGCCGATACAATACAGTGTTCATGGCACTCTCTGGTTTTCTCACCCCGGATCATTCCACTATCGCCGCGTTTGTTTCAAAGAACTCTCAACGACTTGAAGGCATATTTATAGAAATCGTGTTGCAGTGTGATTACCTGGGCCTGATTGGTGGTGACACACTGGCATTGGATGGCTGTAAAATTCCCTCAAACGCCCCGAAGGAATGGTCGGGAACTAAGGCCGACTTCACGAAGAAACATCAAAAAATTCAACGTGTAGTAAGGCGAGTCATGGCACGGCATCGTCAAGAAGATGCTGAGGCCGTGGTGAACACCACGGTGCGTGAAAAAGAAGAAAAACAGATAGCAAAACTCAAGCGCATCAATAAAAAGCTGAAATCGGCCCTCAATGACATGGTGGATAAACGGGGGCATAACGGAAAAGTTCGTAAAAACAACCTCACCGATCCTGATAGCGCCAATATGATGTCCGGTAACGGTGGTGCCTTACAAGGGTACGTCGGTTTGGCCGCAACCGATAAACCGAATCAGGTCATTGTCAATGCTGATGTAACTGGTGATAGCGAACAATCCACACTCCAGCCCATGATTGATAAACTCCTTGCATCTGACAGGCTAGATGGCTGTCAACTGCTGGCAGATGCTGGGTTTCATAGTGGGGCGAATTTAGACTATTGCGCAGAGAAAGGCGTCAATGCCTATATTGCGGATACCCTCTATCGTAAACGCGATGCGAGGTTTGTGGACCACCAAGATAAAAAGCCGAAGGTAAGAAAACAGAAATACTTTCAATCGAGTGACTTCGACTATGACTCGCAAGCACAACGCTGTTGGTGCCCAGCGGGAAAAGAACTCTGGCTCTGCTCCTCGGGATATCAAAACAAAGGCGTCGAATACATTCGCTTTGAAGGTTACCTCAACGACTGTAAAAACTGTTCGATGCAAGCCCAGTGTTTACGTAATGGGGTCAAGGACCGGGGCAGACAGGTGAGTATCCGCAAAGACACCCCTAAAAACAACAGTCGAGCCATTGATCGAATGAAACGCAAAATGGACAGTCCGGAAGGCAGGGCCATCTACTCGGATCGCATTGGTATTGTCGAACCCGTATTTGCGCATATGAAACACATAATGGGATTGCGCTGGTTTAGCTTGAGAGGCCTTAAAAAGGTGGCAGGACAATGGTATTTATTCTGCGCGGTACATAACTTGGTAAAAATACAGAAATATGGGAGTTATGCCTGA
- a CDS encoding IS30 family transposase: MSYTHLTSEERYNFSTMRKQGHSIAYIAKALDRHRSTLYRELERNSCNRIDCAYRPSKAQYRALARRSKLRRYSQFSKSDYLLVRSLLRQKWSPEQIAGVLPSIVSKTMSHETIYKYIWADKADGGNLWQHLRQSTKQRRKRYKAYDSRGRLANKRHISERPKSVETRKYKGHWEIDTVMGTGSNDCIVTLVERKSGYVLMGKLPNRSTASLNAKTISLIKKAPAAFKTITADNGTEFHQYTAIEKATNTKFFFTNPYHSWERGSNENCNGLIRQYLPKGTSMASLSQQQCNRIAEKLNSRPRKRHNFKTPEEVLYD; encoded by the coding sequence ATGAGTTATACGCACCTTACCTCCGAAGAAAGATATAACTTTTCTACAATGAGAAAGCAAGGGCACTCAATAGCATATATTGCCAAAGCGTTAGACAGGCACCGTTCGACGCTCTATCGTGAGCTTGAGCGTAACAGCTGCAATCGCATTGATTGCGCTTACCGTCCCAGTAAAGCTCAGTACCGAGCTCTTGCACGACGTAGCAAGCTCAGGCGTTACTCGCAGTTTTCTAAATCCGACTACCTTCTAGTGCGAAGCTTGCTACGCCAGAAATGGAGCCCAGAACAAATAGCTGGCGTACTACCCTCTATCGTCTCCAAAACCATGTCTCATGAAACGATATATAAATACATATGGGCTGATAAAGCCGATGGTGGAAACCTATGGCAGCACTTAAGGCAATCCACCAAACAACGGCGCAAACGTTACAAAGCCTATGATAGTCGGGGCAGACTCGCAAATAAGCGCCATATCTCTGAACGCCCCAAGAGTGTTGAAACTCGTAAATACAAGGGCCACTGGGAAATTGATACAGTTATGGGTACCGGCTCCAATGATTGCATAGTTACACTTGTTGAACGTAAAAGTGGATACGTCCTTATGGGAAAGCTACCCAACAGAAGTACCGCATCCCTCAACGCTAAAACAATCTCCCTAATCAAGAAAGCTCCGGCCGCATTCAAAACAATTACCGCTGACAATGGGACTGAATTTCATCAATACACGGCAATTGAAAAAGCGACCAACACAAAATTTTTCTTCACTAATCCTTACCACTCGTGGGAGAGAGGCTCTAATGAAAACTGCAATGGACTCATTCGTCAGTATCTTCCCAAAGGAACCTCGATGGCCTCGCTCAGTCAACAGCAATGCAATCGAATTGCCGAAAAGCTCAACTCCAGACCCAGAAAGAGACACAACTTTAAAACACCAGAGGAAGTTTTATATGATTAA
- a CDS encoding sugar O-acetyltransferase, translating into MKSELEKMVAGEPYDAHCEEMLQIRTRVKRILHKLNVTEYYTENFKAVKQELCPNSAKDLHLEPPFYCDYGENIHAAEGVFINFGAVILDGSTVTIGKKTLIAPGVHIYTNRHPVEVTERREWEDCAPVTIGEECWIGGHSTICPGVTIGDRAVIGAGSVVVKDIPADSLAVGNPAKVVKKLNQ; encoded by the coding sequence ATGAAAAGCGAATTAGAAAAAATGGTGGCGGGTGAGCCATACGATGCCCACTGTGAGGAAATGTTGCAAATTAGAACGCGCGTAAAGCGTATTCTCCATAAATTAAACGTGACCGAATATTACACCGAAAATTTTAAAGCGGTTAAACAAGAGCTTTGCCCTAATTCGGCAAAAGATCTGCACTTGGAGCCGCCGTTTTATTGCGATTACGGTGAAAATATTCATGCTGCGGAAGGGGTATTTATCAATTTTGGAGCGGTGATTTTAGATGGATCAACAGTCACCATCGGGAAAAAAACGCTCATTGCTCCTGGGGTACATATCTATACCAACAGGCACCCTGTTGAAGTGACGGAGCGCCGCGAATGGGAGGACTGCGCACCTGTGACTATAGGTGAAGAATGCTGGATTGGCGGCCACTCAACGATTTGCCCAGGCGTGACCATTGGCGATAGGGCAGTTATCGGCGCTGGCTCTGTAGTCGTCAAAGACATACCCGCAGACTCGCTAGCCGTTGGAAACCCGGCTAAGGTGGTAAAAAAGCTAAACCAGTAG
- a CDS encoding DUF2750 domain-containing protein — MSVGAQIEKFYQEATANQYLWFAENPDGTFLEFDVKDNRVSLPVWSSKSRIQRLKKLNPELLAGVEPRGISWEKFKEVVVPILIQKNRLVNLNLSGKNLTGFDLPLEQLIRNFEAISSVS, encoded by the coding sequence TTGAGCGTTGGTGCACAGATAGAGAAGTTTTATCAGGAGGCTACTGCTAATCAGTATCTTTGGTTTGCGGAGAATCCAGATGGGACTTTCTTGGAATTTGATGTAAAAGATAATCGTGTTTCTTTGCCGGTTTGGTCTTCCAAATCGAGGATACAAAGACTCAAGAAGCTTAACCCTGAGTTGCTAGCAGGTGTAGAGCCTAGAGGTATCTCATGGGAAAAATTTAAGGAAGTTGTGGTGCCAATACTAATTCAGAAAAACAGGCTCGTTAATCTAAATTTAAGCGGAAAAAATTTAACAGGCTTCGATTTACCTTTGGAGCAGTTAATCCGAAATTTCGAGGCTATTAGCAGTGTCTCTTAG
- a CDS encoding DUF1059 domain-containing protein — MKCSDLGGACDLEFKGDTFEEIEAQSKRHGMEMMQQKDTAHLKAMEAMRDLMKSPEDMEAWYQGKKAEFEAL, encoded by the coding sequence ATGAAATGTTCGGATCTTGGCGGAGCATGCGACCTGGAATTTAAAGGAGATACGTTTGAAGAGATAGAGGCGCAGAGCAAGCGGCATGGAATGGAAATGATGCAACAAAAGGATACCGCACATCTGAAGGCGATGGAAGCAATGCGGGACTTAATGAAGTCGCCTGAAGATATGGAGGCTTGGTACCAGGGTAAAAAGGCAGAGTTCGAGGCATTGTAA
- a CDS encoding carbon-nitrogen hydrolase family protein → MKIAVAQIRSPNGEIKGSIENHMRFISSAAKQSVDYLLFPELSLTGYELKIASSLALQKNDNQLNVFSQLAKKHEMCISVGMPLNLNGFVHIAAVIFVPDGRDEIYAKMNLHGDENTYFIRGEDTCVVTCAGQRVFNAICADTCEHAHYVLCGEARASVYAAGVLVSKGGYTADARVWAEQSKNQSMLLAIANYTGRTGGYDAAGRSAIWYNGQLLAEADESAEALVMASKTSGNWSGYVQNL, encoded by the coding sequence ATGAAAATTGCAGTTGCTCAAATTCGCTCCCCAAACGGCGAGATCAAGGGGAGCATAGAAAATCACATGCGTTTCATTTCATCTGCGGCTAAACAGTCGGTCGATTACTTATTGTTCCCTGAGCTTTCGCTCACCGGCTACGAACTTAAAATCGCGAGTTCCCTTGCTCTTCAAAAAAATGACAATCAATTGAACGTGTTTTCACAATTAGCGAAAAAACACGAGATGTGTATCTCTGTTGGTATGCCGCTAAATTTGAATGGGTTTGTTCACATCGCGGCTGTCATCTTCGTTCCGGATGGTCGCGATGAGATATACGCAAAAATGAACTTGCATGGCGATGAGAATACCTATTTTATACGAGGGGAGGATACATGCGTCGTGACTTGTGCAGGTCAGCGAGTTTTTAATGCTATTTGCGCAGACACATGCGAACATGCGCATTATGTGCTCTGCGGCGAGGCGCGCGCTAGTGTCTACGCGGCTGGCGTATTGGTTTCTAAAGGCGGATATACAGCAGACGCAAGAGTTTGGGCTGAACAGTCAAAAAATCAAAGTATGTTGCTTGCCATTGCCAATTACACCGGTCGAACAGGCGGGTACGACGCAGCGGGTAGAAGCGCCATATGGTATAACGGGCAGCTATTGGCTGAAGCCGATGAGTCTGCTGAAGCACTTGTTATGGCGAGCAAAACAAGTGGTAACTGGAGTGGCTATGTGCAGAACCTGTAG
- a CDS encoding S1 family peptidase, with translation MYQKIYENIQKCCGYVTVVLDDEIISEGTCFTFTPDGEVLTAAHVVTGRVPIRLEDYSDPNAKIFVKFAGRPVLEYRVSFCSLSIQCEAFTEIIQLDIAALAPKEKQDEVFAYLPAKTTSPNLGQQVFISGFSDELSLPFNIDLIAKKDFPGMQDFLSAMKNGYMADLMGPLTKRAVVGNHRRILAEDSSQNITIEADIFYLDNGVNSGASGGPVVNENGEAIGVISQRAVTSASQESAPDLKVPAGATIALSLHPMNAIRQMMQKNA, from the coding sequence ATGTATCAAAAAATATATGAGAATATTCAAAAGTGCTGCGGTTACGTTACGGTAGTGCTTGATGATGAAATTATTAGTGAAGGTACTTGCTTTACATTTACACCTGATGGTGAAGTCCTTACAGCGGCTCATGTTGTAACTGGAAGAGTACCAATAAGGCTTGAAGATTATTCTGATCCTAATGCAAAGATATTTGTCAAGTTTGCAGGTCGCCCTGTACTTGAATATAGAGTTTCTTTTTGTAGTTTAAGTATCCAGTGCGAAGCGTTTACTGAAATTATACAGCTCGATATTGCTGCACTTGCTCCAAAGGAAAAACAGGATGAGGTGTTTGCTTATTTGCCAGCAAAGACAACATCACCGAATCTGGGGCAGCAAGTATTTATTTCGGGATTTTCTGACGAGCTTTCTTTGCCATTTAATATCGATCTTATTGCAAAAAAAGATTTTCCAGGAATGCAAGATTTCCTGTCTGCAATGAAAAATGGCTATATGGCTGACCTGATGGGCCCACTAACTAAAAGAGCGGTAGTTGGCAACCACAGGCGCATCCTAGCTGAAGACTCAAGTCAAAACATCACTATAGAAGCTGATATATTTTACTTAGATAACGGTGTTAATAGTGGTGCAAGTGGTGGGCCTGTAGTAAATGAAAATGGCGAGGCCATCGGTGTCATCTCGCAACGCGCGGTAACAAGTGCTAGCCAAGAGTCAGCGCCAGACTTAAAGGTTCCGGCGGGGGCAACAATAGCTTTATCATTACATCCTATGAATGCAATTCGGCAAATGATGCAAAAAAATGCATAA
- a CDS encoding GNAT family N-acetyltransferase has protein sequence MPEYTGMGYATEAARAALAAEKARCNLNRVWAVTSQTNSRSIRLLQKTGFLSKGTTEALGSTDCLFEFRL, from the coding sequence CTGCCTGAGTACACTGGCATGGGGTATGCGACTGAAGCGGCAAGGGCCGCGTTGGCTGCGGAAAAGGCAAGGTGTAATTTGAATCGTGTGTGGGCGGTCACCAGCCAAACCAATTCACGCTCAATACGGTTATTGCAAAAAACTGGATTTTTATCGAAGGGGACTACGGAGGCACTCGGTTCAACTGATTGCCTTTTTGAGTTCCGTTTGTGA